In Phyllobacterium zundukense, one DNA window encodes the following:
- a CDS encoding sigma-70 family RNA polymerase sigma factor, whose translation MDEKKLLAEKFEASRPRLRSVAYRMLGSFTEAEDAVQEAWLRLSRTDTSGVENLGGWLTTVVSRVCLDMLRSRKSRREDPLDVEGSEQIAAPECGPEHEKLLADEVRLALLVVLETLAPAERIAFVLHDMFDLPFDEIAPIVGRSAIATRQLASRARRRVQGANAVADSDRTRQRQVVDAFLAASRGGNFEALLAVLDPDVVFRADPTAVNMGASAEVRGAAAVAGAFSGRAQGAQPALVDGGMGLVVEIGGQLRVVLNLTIVGGKITGIEAIAEPERLRALNLELFRN comes from the coding sequence ATGGACGAAAAAAAATTACTGGCGGAGAAATTCGAGGCCAGCCGGCCCCGCCTTCGCAGTGTGGCCTACCGCATGCTTGGCTCATTCACCGAGGCGGAAGATGCTGTGCAGGAGGCCTGGCTCCGGCTCAGCCGCACCGACACGAGCGGCGTCGAAAACCTGGGCGGATGGCTGACGACAGTCGTCTCGCGCGTCTGCCTGGACATGCTGCGTTCGCGCAAGTCGCGGCGCGAGGACCCGCTGGACGTGGAGGGTTCCGAACAGATCGCCGCGCCCGAGTGTGGTCCAGAACATGAAAAGCTGCTCGCTGACGAGGTCCGTCTTGCACTGCTCGTGGTACTGGAGACACTGGCGCCTGCGGAGCGGATCGCATTCGTGCTGCACGACATGTTCGACCTGCCATTCGACGAGATTGCACCGATCGTCGGGCGTTCAGCCATTGCAACGAGGCAGCTGGCGAGCCGGGCACGCCGGCGGGTGCAGGGAGCGAACGCGGTTGCCGACAGCGACAGGACCCGCCAGAGACAGGTTGTCGATGCCTTTCTGGCTGCCTCGCGTGGCGGCAACTTCGAAGCACTGCTCGCTGTGCTCGATCCGGACGTCGTATTCCGCGCCGATCCCACAGCAGTCAATATGGGTGCATCGGCGGAAGTCCGCGGTGCGGCCGCAGTGGCCGGCGCCTTCTCGGGCCGTGCCCAGGGCGCACAGCCAGCACTCGTCGATGGCGGCATGGGGCTTGTCGTGGAGATAGGTGGGCAACTGCGGGTGGTGCTCAACCTCACGATCGTTGGCGGGAAAATCACCGGGATCGAAGCGATCGCCGAACCCGAACGGCTTCGTGCCCTCAACCTGGAGTTATTCAGGAATTGA
- the rplM gene encoding 50S ribosomal protein L13, translated as MATFSQKPADVTKKWILIDAEGLVVGRLASIVANILRGKHKATFTPHVDDGDNVIIINADKVAFTGKKFTDKVYYWHTGHPGGIKERTARQLLEGRFPERVVEKAVERMVPRGPLGRRQMKNLRVYAGSNHPHEAQAPEVLDVGALNSKNKRSA; from the coding sequence ATGGCTACCTTCTCTCAGAAGCCGGCAGATGTGACGAAAAAGTGGATCCTGATTGACGCCGAAGGTCTCGTCGTCGGTCGTCTCGCCTCCATCGTTGCCAACATCCTGCGCGGCAAGCACAAAGCAACCTTCACCCCGCACGTGGACGATGGCGACAATGTCATCATCATCAACGCCGACAAGGTTGCGTTCACCGGTAAGAAATTTACCGACAAGGTTTATTACTGGCACACCGGCCATCCCGGCGGCATCAAGGAACGCACTGCTCGTCAGCTGCTCGAAGGCCGTTTCCCGGAACGCGTCGTTGAAAAGGCTGTAGAGCGCATGGTTCCCCGTGGACCGCTCGGCCGTCGCCAGATGAAGAACCTGCGCGTTTACGCCGGTTCCAACCACCCACACGAAGCTCAGGCACCAGAAGTCCTCGACGTTGGCGCGCTGAATTCCAAGAACAAAAGGAGCGCATAA
- the rpsI gene encoding 30S ribosomal protein S9, which produces MAELNSLADLGAVAASTQAAAPVHVQKLDAKGRAYATGKRKDAVARVWIKPGSGKIVVNDKEYGQYFARPVLQMILQQPIVAANRAGQYDVIATVAGGGLSGQAGAVRHGISKALTYFEPALRGVLKKGGFLTRDSRVVERKKYGKAKARRSFQFSKR; this is translated from the coding sequence ATGGCTGAGCTCAACTCGCTCGCAGATCTCGGCGCAGTAGCCGCAAGCACGCAGGCCGCTGCACCGGTTCATGTCCAGAAGCTCGATGCCAAAGGCCGTGCCTACGCAACCGGCAAGCGCAAGGATGCGGTCGCCCGCGTCTGGATCAAGCCAGGTTCCGGCAAGATCGTCGTCAACGACAAGGAATACGGTCAGTATTTCGCCCGTCCGGTTCTGCAGATGATCCTGCAGCAGCCGATCGTTGCTGCCAACCGCGCCGGCCAGTACGACGTCATCGCTACCGTTGCCGGTGGTGGTCTGTCCGGTCAGGCTGGTGCTGTTCGTCACGGCATCTCGAAGGCCCTCACCTATTTCGAACCTGCACTGCGGGGCGTTCTGAAAAAGGGCGGCTTCCTGACACGCGACAGCCGCGTTGTCGAACGCAAGAAGTACGGCAAGGCCAAGGCCCGTCGTTCGTTCCAGTTCTCGAAGCGCTAA
- the speB gene encoding agmatinase: MPSKSIDHAFTARNLTSAATDPTHAGTLSFMRRRYTKNLNGAEAVVWGIPFDAAVSNRPGARFGPQAIRRASAIFDNDPQYPFQRDLFADLAVTDYGDCLLDYGNHQKTPATIEREAVKIIKSGAFLLSLGGDHFVTWPILKAHAAKHGPLALVQFDAHQDTWYDDSRRIDHGSFVGRAARDGVIDPAHSIQVGIRTHAPDDCGLKIVYGYEVEELSAAEIATQIIARTAGRKVYLTFDIDCLDPAFAPGTGTPVAGGPSSAKILSVLRHLTELNIVGADVVEVAPAYDHADVTAIAGATIAMYYLGILSEQKAKRRS; this comes from the coding sequence ATGCCATCGAAGTCCATCGACCACGCCTTCACAGCGCGCAACTTGACCAGTGCGGCGACTGATCCGACCCATGCGGGTACCCTCTCCTTCATGCGCAGGCGCTATACGAAAAATCTGAACGGTGCCGAGGCAGTGGTCTGGGGCATTCCGTTCGATGCTGCAGTTTCCAACCGGCCTGGCGCGCGCTTTGGCCCGCAGGCGATACGCCGAGCTTCGGCGATTTTCGACAATGACCCGCAATATCCGTTCCAGCGCGATCTTTTTGCCGATCTCGCAGTGACCGACTATGGCGATTGCCTGCTCGACTACGGCAATCATCAGAAGACGCCGGCGACGATCGAGCGGGAAGCCGTGAAGATCATCAAGTCGGGCGCGTTTCTGCTGTCACTTGGCGGTGACCATTTCGTCACCTGGCCGATCCTCAAGGCGCATGCCGCCAAGCATGGGCCATTGGCACTCGTGCAGTTCGATGCGCATCAGGACACCTGGTACGATGACAGCAGGCGCATTGACCACGGCTCCTTCGTCGGGCGTGCGGCACGCGATGGCGTCATCGATCCTGCCCATTCAATCCAGGTCGGCATCCGCACCCATGCGCCGGACGATTGCGGGTTGAAGATCGTCTATGGCTACGAGGTCGAGGAACTATCCGCGGCAGAGATCGCCACGCAGATCATCGCACGGACGGCCGGCAGAAAGGTCTATCTGACGTTCGATATCGATTGTCTCGATCCGGCATTCGCACCGGGAACGGGAACGCCCGTCGCAGGTGGCCCTTCCTCAGCAAAAATCCTTTCCGTACTGCGGCATCTGACCGAACTCAACATTGTCGGCGCAGATGTCGTGGAAGTGGCGCCCGCCTATGATCATGCGGATGTGACGGCGATCGCAGGTGCCACAATCGCGATGTATTACCTGGGTATACTTTCCGAGCAGAAGGCGAAGCGACGAAGCTAG
- the argC gene encoding N-acetyl-gamma-glutamyl-phosphate reductase, whose translation MKPKIFIDGEHGTTGLQIRTRLAGRGDLEVLSIPEAERRNKDLRADFLKEADVAILCLPDDASKEAVSILEGHNSTKIIDTSTAHRVHPDWVYGFAELDRAQRQKTVDARLVANPGCYPTGAISLVRPLRDAGILPGDYPVTVNAVSGYTGGGKQMIAQMENPDSPDHIAANHFLYAMPLKHKHVPELQTHGHLERKPIFSPSVGRFPQGMIVQVPLFTDDLNGNVSMQDIQAALSAHYEGQSIVQVVPLAESAMLPRLDPEELRDTDIMKLYVFGTEGQGQVNLVALLDNLGKGASGAAVQNLDLMLGNA comes from the coding sequence ATGAAACCTAAAATCTTCATCGACGGCGAACACGGCACCACCGGTCTGCAGATCCGCACGCGGCTTGCGGGACGCGGCGATCTCGAAGTCCTCTCCATTCCGGAAGCCGAGCGGCGCAACAAGGATCTGCGCGCCGACTTCCTGAAGGAAGCAGACGTTGCCATTCTCTGCCTGCCGGACGATGCGTCGAAGGAAGCCGTGTCGATCCTCGAGGGCCATAACTCGACGAAGATCATCGACACCTCGACGGCGCACCGCGTGCACCCGGACTGGGTCTATGGCTTCGCCGAACTCGACCGCGCCCAGCGCCAGAAGACCGTCGATGCGCGGCTCGTCGCCAATCCCGGCTGCTATCCGACGGGCGCGATTTCGCTGGTCCGGCCACTGCGCGATGCGGGTATCCTGCCCGGCGATTACCCGGTCACAGTCAATGCGGTTTCCGGCTATACCGGGGGGGGCAAGCAGATGATCGCGCAGATGGAAAACCCGGACAGTCCGGACCATATCGCTGCCAACCATTTCCTCTACGCGATGCCGCTGAAGCACAAGCATGTGCCGGAGCTGCAGACGCATGGACATCTCGAACGCAAGCCGATCTTTTCCCCAAGCGTTGGCCGCTTCCCGCAAGGCATGATCGTGCAGGTGCCGTTGTTTACCGATGACCTCAATGGCAACGTGTCGATGCAGGATATCCAGGCGGCATTGAGCGCCCATTATGAGGGCCAGAGCATCGTGCAGGTGGTGCCGCTGGCGGAAAGTGCCATGTTGCCGCGCCTCGATCCGGAAGAGCTGCGCGACACAGATATCATGAAGCTCTACGTCTTCGGTACCGAGGGTCAGGGTCAGGTCAATCTGGTTGCCCTCCTCGACAATCTCGGCAAGGGTGCGTCGGGGGCTGCCGTGCAGAACCTGGATTTGATGTTGGGCAATGCTTGA
- a CDS encoding aminoglycoside phosphotransferase family protein: MLDAIAETFPPEWKVSSPELIAETVTSRIIKVRLESGEAAVVKHLTPLGMREELGGTHYLEWHDGDGCIRLLAQSGNNLLLEYAGARTLLDHLNEYGDDAATHIFVDVFLRLSKTKGSSRPVPTDLIPLRTMFASLFKKAEADRNRGVQSQFVEAAGLADRLLNDQQDVQPLHGDLHHENVLHGKRGWLVLDPKGLIGDPMYDAANMFYNPLDRDDLRASESRITSMAQAFSQAFSRDNRTILGFGMAHACLSASWHDEDENCDEAARSLGVAAAIRRVLGALG; encoded by the coding sequence ATGCTTGATGCGATTGCGGAGACTTTCCCGCCCGAGTGGAAAGTCTCTTCGCCCGAACTGATTGCCGAGACCGTCACCAGCCGGATCATCAAGGTGCGGCTCGAAAGCGGTGAAGCCGCGGTGGTCAAGCATCTGACACCGCTCGGCATGCGCGAAGAACTGGGCGGCACCCACTATCTCGAATGGCACGACGGAGACGGTTGTATCCGCCTCCTCGCGCAATCGGGCAACAATCTGCTGCTTGAATATGCAGGAGCGCGTACGCTGCTCGATCACCTCAATGAATATGGCGACGACGCGGCGACGCACATCTTTGTCGATGTATTCCTGAGGTTGTCAAAGACCAAAGGCTCTAGTCGCCCGGTGCCGACGGACCTCATACCGTTGCGAACGATGTTCGCCAGTCTGTTCAAGAAGGCCGAGGCGGACCGGAATCGCGGCGTACAAAGCCAATTTGTCGAAGCGGCGGGACTTGCTGACCGGTTATTGAACGATCAGCAGGACGTTCAGCCGCTGCATGGCGACCTGCACCACGAGAATGTACTGCACGGGAAGCGCGGCTGGCTGGTGCTGGATCCAAAGGGCCTGATCGGCGATCCGATGTATGACGCCGCGAACATGTTCTACAATCCGCTGGACCGGGACGATCTGCGCGCCAGCGAGAGCCGTATCACTTCGATGGCGCAGGCATTCTCGCAGGCGTTCAGCCGCGATAACAGGACCATACTCGGCTTCGGCATGGCGCATGCCTGCCTTTCAGCATCATGGCACGATGAGGACGAGAATTGCGACGAGGCGGCGCGCAGCCTCGGCGTTGCCGCGGCGATCCGGCGAGTCCTAGGCGCCCTCGGTTGA
- the arsK gene encoding arsenite efflux MFS transporter ArsK: MAAVTGLGITQIISYGTLYYSFSILAPAMGEEFGRSREWLFAAFSGTLLIGGLVSPWSGRWADRFGAGRVMTLGSLAAALSLILCACSPSWATFAPAFVTTGIATPFILYNTAFAVLVQIDPQSAPRRITYLTLIAGFSSTLFWPLATRLLMSFTWRDIFLFYAALQVFICFPIHFWLSQMTRRSPVIRPETTQEPVAANGGTLTQSSRRTALILIATGFAFASFALSAMLAHLVPVLGAVGLGTSAVVVGTIFGPSQFASRLINMVIGSRLSAMAVAILSTALIPLAFMMLLLPPPVPLIAGAILFAMLFGMGSGLNSIVQGTLPLALFGHQGYGEILGKITSARLTVSSAAPFIFAYILERFGPHIALTIAAFVGILGVITFIMVAGLVKRSTEGA; this comes from the coding sequence TTGGCCGCAGTTACCGGTCTGGGTATCACGCAGATCATCAGCTATGGCACACTCTATTACAGCTTTAGCATCCTTGCGCCCGCCATGGGCGAAGAGTTCGGCCGGTCGCGTGAATGGCTGTTCGCGGCGTTTTCTGGAACCCTTCTGATCGGCGGTCTGGTTTCGCCCTGGTCTGGCCGTTGGGCCGACCGTTTCGGCGCAGGCCGCGTCATGACACTTGGCTCGCTGGCGGCCGCATTGTCATTGATCCTGTGCGCCTGTTCGCCCAGCTGGGCGACGTTCGCACCTGCATTCGTGACGACGGGCATCGCTACGCCTTTCATCCTCTACAACACCGCCTTTGCTGTTCTCGTCCAGATAGACCCGCAATCGGCGCCGCGCCGGATCACCTATCTCACGCTGATTGCCGGCTTTTCCTCGACATTGTTCTGGCCGCTGGCAACCCGGCTGCTGATGTCATTCACCTGGCGCGATATCTTCCTGTTTTATGCCGCGCTGCAGGTGTTCATCTGTTTTCCGATCCATTTCTGGCTGTCGCAGATGACCCGGCGCTCGCCGGTGATCAGACCGGAAACAACCCAGGAGCCGGTCGCCGCCAACGGCGGCACGCTCACGCAATCCAGCCGCAGGACGGCCCTCATCCTCATCGCGACGGGGTTTGCGTTCGCGAGCTTCGCGCTCTCGGCTATGCTTGCCCATCTTGTGCCGGTCCTTGGCGCCGTTGGCCTCGGCACATCGGCCGTTGTGGTCGGCACGATCTTCGGCCCCTCGCAATTCGCCAGCCGCCTGATCAATATGGTCATCGGCAGCAGGTTGTCGGCAATGGCCGTGGCAATTCTGTCTACAGCCTTGATACCGTTGGCGTTCATGATGCTTCTGCTGCCCCCGCCTGTGCCGCTCATCGCGGGAGCAATCCTCTTTGCCATGCTCTTCGGCATGGGCTCCGGACTCAATAGTATCGTGCAGGGGACATTGCCGCTGGCGCTCTTCGGCCATCAGGGTTACGGCGAAATTCTTGGCAAGATCACCTCGGCGCGCCTGACCGTTTCATCGGCCGCGCCCTTCATTTTCGCCTATATTCTGGAACGGTTCGGCCCGCATATCGCGCTGACGATAGCCGCTTTTGTCGGCATCCTCGGCGTGATCACTTTCATCATGGTCGCGGGCCTGGTGAAGCGTTCAACCGAGGGCGCCTAG
- a CDS encoding COX15/CtaA family protein — protein MAAQTISEGTIASVQDSEARNRQYIRIWLYLVLIVLATIVIVGGATRMTGSGLSITEWKPIHGIIPPLGHEQWMEEFDKYRQIPQYQQLNKGMSLAEFQQIFWWEWAHRFLARGVGFLVALPLAYFWLTGRLERRLKPRMVGILALGGLQGAVGWWMVASGLVDRVDVSQYRLATHLTLACIIFAAVMYVARGLAVYSEAPASRSIQRLAGWFVVFVFIQIYLGALVAGLDAGLSYNTWPLMDGSVIPGDLFPIQPIWHNFFENPKTVQFVHRFFAYFVFVVAIWQAVSTMRHAPGTTHARRAVLLAVLVALQAAIGITTLLMQVPISLGLLHQGFAIIILGFSVAHWRATKGAYPLETEVVTGR, from the coding sequence ATGGCCGCCCAGACAATATCCGAAGGCACGATCGCCTCGGTTCAAGACAGCGAAGCGCGAAACCGCCAGTATATCCGCATCTGGCTTTATCTGGTGCTGATCGTGCTTGCGACTATCGTGATTGTCGGCGGCGCAACACGCATGACAGGGTCCGGTCTTTCGATCACCGAGTGGAAGCCCATCCACGGCATTATTCCGCCGCTCGGCCATGAGCAGTGGATGGAAGAATTCGACAAATACCGGCAAATCCCGCAATACCAGCAGCTGAACAAGGGCATGAGCCTTGCTGAGTTCCAGCAGATTTTCTGGTGGGAATGGGCTCACCGCTTCCTTGCACGCGGTGTCGGCTTTCTGGTGGCGCTGCCACTCGCCTACTTCTGGCTGACCGGACGGCTCGAGCGCCGCTTGAAGCCGCGCATGGTCGGCATTCTGGCGCTGGGCGGCCTTCAGGGCGCCGTCGGCTGGTGGATGGTTGCATCGGGCCTCGTTGACCGCGTGGATGTCAGCCAATACCGGCTCGCCACCCATTTGACGCTGGCCTGCATCATCTTCGCCGCGGTCATGTATGTGGCGCGCGGTCTCGCCGTCTATTCCGAAGCGCCGGCCTCGCGGTCCATCCAGCGCCTTGCCGGCTGGTTCGTCGTTTTCGTCTTCATCCAGATCTACCTTGGCGCGCTGGTTGCCGGCCTTGACGCCGGGCTTTCCTATAATACATGGCCGCTGATGGACGGATCGGTCATCCCCGGCGATCTCTTCCCCATTCAGCCCATCTGGCACAATTTCTTCGAGAACCCGAAGACCGTACAGTTCGTGCACCGCTTCTTTGCCTATTTCGTGTTTGTCGTAGCGATATGGCAGGCCGTATCGACGATGCGCCACGCGCCGGGCACCACCCATGCGCGCCGCGCCGTGCTTCTCGCGGTACTGGTGGCACTCCAGGCGGCAATCGGCATTACGACGCTGTTGATGCAGGTGCCGATCAGCCTCGGGCTGCTGCACCAGGGCTTTGCCATCATTATCCTCGGCTTCTCCGTGGCTCACTGGCGCGCCACCAAGGGAGCCTATCCGCTTGAAACAGAGGTTGTGACCGGGCGGTAA
- a CDS encoding DUF2842 domain-containing protein: protein MPVRLKKLIGTFLLVALVCVYAIVATIFAVALLGNASPWIHLLYFFGTGILWVVPAMFIISWMERAPKKKTP, encoded by the coding sequence ATGCCCGTAAGGCTGAAGAAACTCATCGGAACATTTCTGCTCGTGGCACTCGTCTGCGTTTACGCAATCGTCGCGACTATCTTTGCCGTGGCACTGCTGGGAAATGCCAGCCCTTGGATCCACCTGCTCTATTTCTTCGGCACAGGCATTCTTTGGGTCGTACCCGCCATGTTCATCATCAGTTGGATGGAAAGGGCCCCCAAGAAGAAAACGCCATAA
- a CDS encoding polysaccharide deacetylase family protein → MVHAADLMRKAVMRLAWHSGFASRTRDRFGGLGSIIMLHRVRPDCISPLGVTRSLSITPDFLDQILTSLKSEGTQLVSMDEMIERVKTGAQDGHRFAAVTLDDGYNDNLNHAWPVFQKHNVPFTIYAAPGLIEGAAVLWWEVVEKLVTKASFIKIPGGPEWRCGTLFQKRAAFHSLMRYFSYTLTELEQLPVLREMCAAEGMICSVPADQDVMNWKELRQIASDPLCTIGAHTVHHYNLKKLTADMVAREMRLSADMLEEKLGKRPAHFAYPYGSAKAAGKREAEIAAEEGFLSAVTTRHGTIHPEHRANLHALPRISINGRFQKLVYAQTMMSGVTTPIANAGRRVVQA, encoded by the coding sequence ATGGTCCACGCGGCTGACTTGATGCGAAAAGCCGTGATGCGACTGGCTTGGCACAGTGGTTTCGCGTCGCGCACGCGCGACCGTTTCGGCGGACTTGGTTCGATCATCATGCTGCACCGGGTGCGCCCGGATTGTATCAGTCCGCTCGGCGTGACGCGTTCACTCTCGATCACCCCGGATTTTCTCGATCAGATTCTGACCTCGCTAAAGTCTGAGGGCACACAGCTCGTGTCCATGGACGAGATGATCGAGCGGGTCAAAACCGGAGCGCAAGATGGCCACCGTTTTGCTGCGGTCACGCTCGACGACGGTTACAATGACAATTTGAACCACGCCTGGCCGGTCTTTCAAAAGCATAATGTTCCGTTCACCATCTATGCAGCCCCGGGTCTTATCGAGGGGGCGGCGGTACTCTGGTGGGAGGTCGTGGAGAAGCTGGTCACCAAAGCGAGCTTCATCAAGATACCGGGTGGCCCCGAATGGCGCTGCGGAACGCTGTTCCAGAAACGCGCGGCCTTCCATTCGCTGATGCGCTATTTTTCCTATACGCTGACGGAACTGGAACAGCTCCCAGTCCTGCGCGAAATGTGCGCCGCCGAAGGCATGATCTGCAGCGTCCCGGCTGACCAGGACGTCATGAACTGGAAGGAGTTGCGCCAGATCGCCAGCGATCCGCTTTGCACGATCGGCGCGCATACCGTCCATCACTACAATCTGAAGAAGCTGACTGCCGATATGGTGGCCCGGGAAATGCGCCTGTCCGCGGACATGCTGGAGGAGAAACTCGGCAAGCGCCCGGCGCATTTCGCCTATCCCTATGGCTCGGCCAAGGCTGCCGGAAAACGCGAAGCTGAAATTGCTGCGGAGGAGGGGTTTCTCTCTGCCGTCACCACGCGCCACGGCACGATCCATCCCGAACACCGCGCCAATCTGCACGCGCTGCCGCGCATCTCCATCAATGGCCGTTTCCAGAAGCTGGTCTATGCGCAGACGATGATGAGCGGCGTCACCACGCCGATTGCCAATGCCGGCCGGCGGGTCGTTCAGGCTTGA
- a CDS encoding GNAT family N-acetyltransferase has translation MSLPPLKAKIISAADAKAMWAGLGEDFVAGPSQTADWFAFWQSSANADCLAAILCAADKPVFILPLEIVQKGPVRVAIFAGGPHANCNFPALSRTQIRGSDLAKLFEELHKARPDIDLVSLVRQLGELDGAANPLLQLPSRENANVSLAITLDRKFDTVLGRNNAKRKRKKHRQNTRRFEQAGGHRTVTATTASETEAMLKKYFEWKADRLAKAGIKNTYEPAGIKEFFHQLLAYEAGTVSPRFQLKALEVAGQYRAVLGKSYAKGQTFIDFIGIAEDELASASPGEFLFFEDIQDSCKTDLSVYSFGIGDEPYKRSWSDIEMPTYDTNVSLTAKGRIYAAFLTARGGLVRTIKHNEVVWGYVKKARSRMFGKR, from the coding sequence ATGTCGCTCCCTCCCCTAAAAGCAAAGATCATCAGCGCAGCTGACGCCAAGGCAATGTGGGCGGGGCTTGGGGAAGATTTTGTTGCAGGTCCGTCGCAAACCGCAGACTGGTTCGCGTTCTGGCAGTCGTCAGCCAATGCGGATTGCCTGGCCGCCATATTGTGCGCGGCAGACAAGCCCGTTTTCATCCTGCCACTCGAGATCGTGCAAAAAGGTCCGGTTCGCGTCGCTATCTTTGCCGGCGGGCCGCATGCCAATTGCAATTTTCCCGCACTGTCACGCACGCAAATTCGCGGCAGCGATCTCGCCAAGCTCTTCGAAGAGTTGCACAAAGCACGGCCGGATATCGATCTTGTGTCGCTGGTAAGGCAATTGGGGGAGCTCGACGGTGCCGCCAACCCCCTTCTCCAGCTCCCGAGCCGGGAAAACGCCAATGTCAGCCTGGCGATTACATTGGACCGGAAATTCGATACGGTACTTGGCCGCAACAATGCCAAGCGGAAAAGGAAGAAGCACCGGCAGAACACGCGCCGTTTCGAGCAGGCCGGGGGACATCGCACGGTCACTGCAACCACCGCATCCGAGACAGAAGCGATGCTCAAGAAATATTTCGAGTGGAAAGCCGACCGCTTGGCCAAGGCCGGGATCAAGAACACCTATGAACCCGCAGGAATCAAGGAGTTCTTCCATCAACTGCTCGCATATGAAGCAGGTACAGTATCGCCGCGGTTCCAGCTGAAGGCACTTGAGGTGGCAGGACAATATCGGGCGGTCCTCGGAAAATCCTACGCGAAGGGTCAGACCTTTATCGACTTTATCGGTATAGCCGAAGATGAGCTCGCCAGCGCCAGCCCCGGCGAATTCCTGTTTTTCGAGGACATTCAGGACAGCTGCAAGACTGATCTTTCAGTCTATAGTTTCGGCATTGGTGACGAGCCGTATAAACGCAGCTGGAGCGACATCGAAATGCCCACCTACGATACGAATGTCAGCCTTACAGCCAAAGGCCGGATATACGCAGCCTTTCTCACAGCGCGCGGCGGTCTAGTGCGCACGATCAAGCACAATGAGGTGGTCTGGGGCTATGTGAAGAAGGCCCGCTCGAGAATGTTCGGGAAACGTTGA